The Megalobrama amblycephala isolate DHTTF-2021 linkage group LG13, ASM1881202v1, whole genome shotgun sequence genome contains a region encoding:
- the s100t gene encoding S100 calcium binding protein T codes for MSFNSENASTLENAMQLMIQTFHKYSGNEGDKYTLSRQELKEMLTQELGNYLGNAQDKDAVDKVMGDLDSNNDGEVDFTEFIILVGALTVACNDFFLEYHEKDGKKPDKKE; via the exons ATGTCTTTTAACTCAGAGAATGCCTCCACTCTGGAGAACGCCATGCAGCTGATGATTCAGACGTTCCACAAGTACTCTGGGAATGAGGGCGACAAATATACCCTCAGTAGGCAGGAACTCAAAGAGATGCTAACGCAGGAGCTGGGCAACTACCTTGGG AATGCACAGGATAAGGATGCGGTAGATAAAGTTATGGGAGACCTGGATTCAAACAACGACGGTGAGGTGGACTTCACAGAGTTCATCATCCTTGTGGGCGCCCTCACCGTCGCCTGCAACGACTTCTTCCTCGAGTATCACGAAAAGGACGGAAAGAAGCCTGACAAGAAAGAGTAG
- the si:ch211-105c13.3 gene encoding protein S100-A1: MEGAIKTVVMQYLSSARGKESLGGKNFQKLVQGQLGNILSDTDSASAVKDMMKGLDDNQDGKVSFQEYLTLVGYLANSLSEQKTTASGHEEAPKH; encoded by the exons ATGGAGGGTGCCATTAAAACCGTTGTTATGCAGTACCTGTCTTCAGCACGTGGAAAAGAGAGCCTGGGTGGGAAAAACTTCCAGAAGTTAGTCCAGGGTCAGCTGGGAAACATCCTGAGT gaCACTGACAGTGCTTCAGCAGTGAAGGATATGATGAAAGGACTGGATGACAACCAGGATGGGAAAGTCAGTTTCCAGGAGTACCTGACGCTGGTGGGCTACCTGGCGAACTCACTGAGTGAGCAGAAAACCACAGCCAGTGGACATGAAGAAGCCCCAAAACACTGA